In one window of Palaeococcus ferrophilus DSM 13482 DNA:
- a CDS encoding COG1361 S-layer family protein — protein MKKVLGFLTVLMVLSNVLGAVTAQEALLFEGYLDKGEAVFVGPLIVTLSDVQKDYLTNEYKAMLVVVKDGKPINANYTTINIPNPSKVQELLSNVTFLQAMAETLGYNTTNPLEYAQFLVWLSNAPQTEVWDAIVRTIQEHPELGISLEDLMVPMTFPEFTLIGENETIELDVDGDTVAITALEIYPNGAKLSISGPADWKASTLPAFIKTSVEAPKVANPGDEVTLRVHIKNEGALKVRYVNVVVSPMPVSMREASEGTASTLAQTLSQSGIAQNVFLPVNSSSQFIEYLEGKEERVLEFKVKVNENAEPGIYPLYVNVFYSIGTGGNLQMAQSVDYVALTVGRESDATFELLEIEKPDFVRPGEDFEVRVRLKNLGMDVAKNLLVKLEKGLTDVDSPFLIDNTTDQQYTSIVGTNREVEYTFRLHAKEDAKTGTYPLNIKLTYYSGDAKDGKDQTFEFSLSVVRKNSAFVEIEEVETSKDIEPGDEFTLRVRLRNVGEEAAKALYFKIEPQETEVQGEVSAVDLSSLQNLPVQGSQSMSENLQSALNQLLRELAKQNVEAFLPVGEDNAKYVGSLAPGEEATLEFRLRANEKLQNGVYPLKVSLTYTSEPDDSQVSDERLLGIAVTGRERLIVSKVSTSPSRVLAGTNNVEVSVEVENVGSGSARYVILKPMPSPPFELAETSEQLINLGSLTQGDSAKATFMVNVAGNATGGPYEIPVKIEYVDANGENRELELGIPVIVNEKPKIEIEDVRFDKTPLQGEDVTVYVELKNVGGEQAENVIIEGVVKADQPFTLVKRTDYIGDLDPGQSGEGALVISVARDALPKDYTVQVRIRAVGDKESGDDNVYVFEKSITIPVEENTRTEGNLKRAGLAVGILVVLVVIITALRRRR, from the coding sequence ATGAAGAAGGTTTTGGGGTTCCTTACCGTGCTCATGGTTCTCTCAAACGTCCTGGGGGCGGTTACAGCACAGGAAGCCCTTCTATTCGAGGGTTACCTCGATAAGGGTGAGGCCGTCTTCGTGGGGCCGCTCATAGTGACCCTCAGCGACGTCCAGAAGGACTACCTCACGAACGAGTACAAGGCCATGCTGGTGGTCGTTAAGGACGGAAAGCCAATAAACGCCAACTACACGACGATAAACATTCCAAACCCGAGCAAGGTTCAGGAGCTGCTCTCAAACGTTACCTTCCTCCAGGCAATGGCGGAGACCCTCGGCTACAACACGACCAACCCCCTAGAGTACGCCCAGTTTCTGGTGTGGCTCTCGAACGCCCCCCAGACTGAGGTATGGGACGCGATAGTGCGGACCATTCAGGAGCACCCTGAGCTCGGGATAAGTCTGGAAGACCTAATGGTGCCCATGACGTTTCCCGAGTTCACGCTCATAGGGGAGAACGAGACGATAGAGCTCGACGTTGATGGGGACACGGTAGCCATAACCGCCCTTGAGATTTACCCAAACGGCGCAAAGCTGAGCATAAGCGGGCCGGCCGACTGGAAGGCCTCCACACTTCCCGCCTTCATCAAAACAAGTGTGGAAGCGCCCAAAGTCGCCAATCCCGGGGACGAGGTAACCCTAAGGGTCCACATCAAGAACGAAGGGGCCCTAAAGGTGCGCTACGTCAACGTGGTTGTATCCCCAATGCCCGTCAGTATGAGGGAGGCCTCCGAGGGAACCGCGAGCACCCTGGCACAGACGCTCAGCCAGAGCGGGATAGCGCAGAACGTTTTCCTTCCCGTGAACAGCTCAAGCCAGTTCATCGAGTACCTTGAGGGCAAGGAGGAGAGGGTTCTCGAGTTCAAAGTCAAGGTGAACGAAAACGCCGAACCGGGGATATACCCCCTTTACGTGAACGTTTTCTACTCCATCGGTACCGGAGGAAACCTCCAGATGGCCCAGAGCGTTGACTACGTGGCTCTAACGGTAGGCAGGGAGAGCGACGCCACGTTCGAGCTCCTGGAGATTGAGAAGCCGGACTTCGTGAGGCCCGGTGAGGACTTCGAGGTCAGGGTGAGGCTGAAGAACCTCGGTATGGACGTTGCAAAGAACCTCCTCGTGAAACTCGAGAAGGGGCTGACGGACGTTGATAGCCCCTTCCTCATTGACAACACCACTGACCAGCAATACACCTCCATCGTGGGCACGAACAGGGAGGTGGAGTACACCTTCAGGCTCCACGCGAAGGAGGACGCCAAAACGGGCACGTACCCATTAAACATCAAGCTCACTTACTACAGCGGAGACGCCAAGGACGGGAAGGACCAGACCTTCGAGTTCTCCCTAAGCGTCGTGAGAAAAAACAGCGCCTTCGTGGAGATAGAGGAGGTTGAAACCTCCAAGGACATTGAGCCCGGGGACGAGTTCACCCTCAGGGTACGCCTCAGGAACGTGGGAGAAGAGGCAGCCAAGGCCCTCTACTTCAAGATAGAGCCCCAGGAGACGGAGGTGCAGGGCGAGGTTAGCGCCGTTGACCTATCCTCCCTCCAGAACCTCCCCGTCCAGGGGAGCCAGAGCATGAGCGAGAACCTCCAGAGCGCGCTGAACCAGCTCCTAAGGGAGCTTGCAAAGCAGAACGTGGAGGCATTTCTCCCCGTGGGGGAGGACAACGCCAAGTACGTTGGAAGCCTTGCTCCAGGGGAGGAGGCAACGCTCGAGTTCCGCCTCAGGGCGAACGAAAAACTCCAGAACGGTGTTTACCCCCTCAAGGTCTCGCTCACCTACACTAGCGAACCGGATGACTCCCAGGTGAGCGACGAGAGGCTCCTGGGAATAGCCGTGACGGGGAGGGAGCGCCTAATAGTCTCGAAGGTGAGCACCTCCCCGAGCAGGGTTCTAGCGGGGACGAACAACGTGGAGGTCAGCGTCGAGGTTGAGAACGTTGGAAGCGGGAGCGCACGCTACGTTATCCTAAAGCCGATGCCCTCTCCTCCCTTTGAGCTCGCCGAAACAAGCGAACAGCTTATCAACCTTGGAAGCCTCACCCAGGGAGACTCCGCCAAGGCTACCTTCATGGTGAACGTCGCTGGAAACGCCACCGGTGGTCCCTACGAGATACCCGTCAAAATTGAGTACGTTGACGCAAACGGAGAAAACAGGGAGCTAGAACTCGGCATCCCGGTGATAGTCAACGAGAAGCCGAAGATAGAAATCGAAGACGTCCGCTTCGATAAAACGCCCCTCCAGGGCGAGGATGTGACCGTTTACGTGGAGCTCAAGAACGTGGGGGGCGAGCAGGCCGAGAACGTCATCATAGAGGGCGTTGTCAAGGCGGACCAGCCCTTCACCCTCGTCAAGAGGACGGACTACATAGGTGACCTCGACCCGGGGCAGAGCGGTGAGGGCGCGCTGGTCATCAGCGTCGCGCGCGATGCCCTCCCCAAGGACTACACGGTTCAGGTGAGGATAAGGGCCGTTGGCGACAAGGAGAGCGGGGACGACAACGTTTACGTCTTCGAGAAGAGCATAACAATCCCCGTGGAGGAGAACACGCGGACGGAGGGCAACCTCAAGAGGGCGGGCCTCGCGGTGGGCATTCTAGTGGTGCTCGTGGTAATAATCACCGCCCTCCGCAGGCGCCGCTGA
- a CDS encoding SagB/ThcOx family dehydrogenase: MSVEEAIARRMSVREYRDEPLTLEELSQLLWAAQGITHDGKRSAPSAGATYPFELYVVVGSVEGLSPGVYHYDPSEHSLSLVREGDFRGELQRAALNQEWVGKAAVDIVLVAFYERTTEYYGDRGVRYVHMEAGHIGENIYLQATALNLGTVAVGAFNDDEVAKIVGTEGRPLYIFPVGRV; this comes from the coding sequence ATGAGCGTTGAGGAAGCCATAGCGAGGAGGATGAGCGTGCGGGAATACCGGGACGAGCCCCTAACCCTCGAGGAGCTCTCCCAGCTTCTGTGGGCGGCGCAGGGGATAACCCACGATGGAAAGAGGAGCGCCCCAAGCGCCGGGGCCACGTACCCCTTCGAGCTCTACGTGGTTGTTGGGAGCGTTGAAGGCCTGAGTCCCGGGGTTTACCACTACGACCCCTCAGAGCACTCTCTTTCACTGGTCAGAGAGGGTGATTTTAGAGGGGAACTCCAGAGAGCGGCCCTGAACCAGGAATGGGTTGGGAAGGCCGCGGTGGACATAGTTCTTGTTGCCTTCTACGAGCGCACAACGGAGTACTATGGCGACAGGGGCGTTAGGTACGTCCACATGGAGGCCGGCCACATAGGGGAGAACATATACCTCCAGGCGACTGCCTTAAACCTTGGAACCGTGGCGGTGGGGGCCTTCAACGACGATGAGGTGGCAAAAATAGTGGGAACGGAGGGAAGGCCCCTCTACATATTCCCTGTGGGACGGGTTTAG
- a CDS encoding transcriptional regulator — MKSNAFEVASRYIYPSIRRRLVEILRERGLKQMEIAELLHITQSAVSRYLKMDRGALIDLSAFPDVDGEVKALAERIIKERPGEYEIHSSIVKLSLEFLGKGYACTFHSRIDPEINPAECRVCIELFG; from the coding sequence ATGAAGAGCAACGCCTTCGAAGTCGCCTCTCGCTACATCTACCCCTCCATCAGGAGGCGCCTTGTTGAGATACTTCGGGAGAGGGGTCTGAAGCAGATGGAGATAGCGGAGCTCCTCCACATCACCCAATCTGCTGTTTCGCGCTACCTCAAGATGGACAGGGGTGCCCTCATAGACCTATCGGCTTTCCCCGATGTGGACGGCGAAGTTAAGGCGCTCGCCGAGAGGATAATCAAGGAGAGGCCCGGGGAATACGAGATACACTCTTCTATTGTGAAGCTCTCGCTGGAGTTCCTTGGAAAGGGCTACGCCTGCACCTTCCACTCCCGGATCGACCCGGAGATAAACCCTGCTGAATGCCGTGTTTGCATCGAGCTTTTCGGCTGA
- a CDS encoding TRAM domain-containing protein, whose translation MYRDNRFGERNFENTAPVKVGERYRVKIEGMGSGGDGIARIKGFVIFVPDTKVGDEVDIVINSVKKRFAFAEKI comes from the coding sequence ATGTATAGGGACAATAGGTTTGGTGAAAGAAACTTTGAGAACACCGCGCCTGTGAAAGTGGGTGAAAGATACCGCGTCAAGATTGAGGGTATGGGAAGCGGCGGCGATGGAATCGCCCGCATTAAGGGGTTTGTTATATTTGTCCCGGACACGAAGGTTGGGGACGAGGTTGACATTGTCATAAACAGCGTCAAGAAGAGGTTCGCTTTCGCGGAGAAGATTTGA
- a CDS encoding CDP-2,3-bis-(O-geranylgeranyl)-sn-glycerol synthase — protein sequence MNPLLEAFWYILPAYFANSSPVVFKGKTPIDFGRNFVDGKRLLGDGKTWRGFFGGLTVGVLVSLIQYHALPSYYGSLNAALRLGFALSLGALLGDIIGSFVKRRANFPRGYPAIGLDQWGFLITALILAYPVRTLETGQVLFLLAVTPFIHWGANVLAYTLGWKSVPW from the coding sequence ATGAATCCGTTGCTGGAGGCCTTCTGGTACATTCTTCCCGCGTACTTCGCGAACTCCTCCCCCGTCGTCTTCAAGGGCAAAACTCCCATTGACTTTGGAAGGAACTTCGTTGATGGGAAGAGGCTTCTGGGCGACGGCAAAACGTGGAGGGGCTTCTTCGGCGGGCTGACCGTTGGCGTTCTCGTATCGCTCATCCAGTATCACGCCCTGCCCTCCTACTACGGCTCCCTCAACGCGGCCCTCCGCCTCGGGTTTGCGCTCTCACTGGGCGCCCTGCTGGGCGACATCATAGGGAGCTTCGTGAAGAGGAGGGCCAACTTCCCGAGGGGCTATCCGGCGATAGGCCTCGACCAGTGGGGCTTTTTAATAACGGCGTTGATTCTGGCCTATCCCGTTAGAACGCTCGAAACGGGGCAGGTGCTCTTCCTTCTCGCTGTAACGCCCTTCATCCACTGGGGGGCAAACGTGCTGGCCTACACCCTCGGATGGAAGAGCGTCCCGTGGTGA
- a CDS encoding hydrophobe/amphiphile efflux-3 (HAE3) family transporter, with product MLKRVARIIVEYRAAFALIAIFLLIVSLYGIQKLEFESDITKQLPEDVDAVKDYITLQNTFQGGGSTLIIVKVGSIEEGGVYDIRDPQVIEALYELGQRLREHEYVSDVVSLADIYIQILGRLPENEEEVRFVLDMLPEEAKSGLISSDYMTTMMVVEMSPVAGSRAITRVYEDIQRDIEETNFPKNVEVVQTGNVGITYRILLMLQNDLSRTMAIAFLFVAALLLYFYKSPLKAIIPLIPLVFGLIMTLGFMGLLGIPIDMATTVIGAMIVGMGIDYGVHVTNRYYEERARGKPLGEAAEEAIAETGKALLGAALTTIAGFAALGLSVLPSLQRLSVTLIMGLSLAAVNAVVVTPAVIMLEEDLMKRLVGHYEVPEIRAHSGIVARAFHSLGKGVRDHPKSALGIMLILTMVFAYGATLVTTEVRLEKMVPSGIPEIEALRDVRYEFGGQDEVDFIVKAEDVRDPSVVRAIYRFERELMADSYYNNVFETSSIADVVVREYGYIPEDKEKIKEVLEEGQGAPISDDYSTTLIQVKGNFGGVNPDDFRRIMHYFEGEARSADFPPGVEVRPAGDDYLNYVLDRYTNEDLSKVSTYGTLFVVLIVLILFRKPLVSMAMILPMFLGALWTVGYMGLAGIPFSQTLAGVISMIVGLGVDYGMHLTHRFLEEFEEGNPHPIVTAVEGVGPGILVGALTTAGGFLALLAGELTAIHDFGKTLAVGIFASMLAAFIVTPALLQIFYGKKVRGDKE from the coding sequence ATGCTCAAGAGGGTCGCGAGGATAATAGTGGAATACAGGGCTGCCTTTGCGCTGATAGCGATATTCCTGCTCATTGTGTCACTCTACGGGATTCAAAAGCTTGAATTCGAGAGCGATATTACAAAGCAGCTTCCGGAGGACGTTGATGCGGTCAAGGACTACATAACACTCCAGAACACTTTCCAGGGAGGAGGCTCCACATTAATCATAGTCAAGGTCGGGAGCATAGAGGAGGGGGGAGTCTACGATATCCGCGATCCCCAGGTTATAGAGGCCCTTTACGAGCTCGGGCAGCGTCTCAGGGAGCACGAGTACGTGAGCGACGTCGTGAGCCTCGCCGACATCTACATCCAAATCCTTGGGAGGCTCCCCGAGAACGAGGAGGAGGTTCGCTTTGTGCTCGACATGCTGCCCGAGGAGGCCAAATCGGGACTCATAAGCTCCGACTACATGACCACCATGATGGTAGTCGAGATGAGCCCCGTGGCGGGTTCCCGGGCAATCACGCGCGTCTACGAGGACATCCAGCGGGACATCGAGGAGACGAACTTTCCAAAAAACGTTGAGGTCGTCCAGACCGGAAACGTTGGAATCACCTACAGAATTCTACTCATGCTCCAGAACGACCTGAGCAGGACCATGGCGATAGCCTTTCTCTTCGTGGCGGCCCTCCTGCTGTACTTCTACAAATCCCCTCTAAAGGCGATTATTCCCCTCATTCCCCTCGTTTTTGGCCTCATAATGACGCTCGGCTTCATGGGCCTCCTTGGAATCCCCATAGACATGGCGACGACGGTTATAGGGGCCATGATAGTTGGTATGGGCATTGACTACGGCGTTCATGTTACGAACCGCTACTACGAGGAGAGGGCGCGTGGAAAACCCCTTGGGGAGGCCGCGGAGGAGGCCATAGCTGAAACGGGTAAGGCCCTCCTCGGGGCGGCGCTTACGACGATAGCGGGCTTTGCGGCCCTTGGCCTCTCCGTCCTGCCGTCCCTTCAGAGGCTTAGCGTGACACTCATAATGGGGCTCTCCCTGGCCGCGGTTAACGCCGTCGTGGTCACTCCCGCGGTGATAATGCTCGAGGAAGACCTCATGAAGCGCCTCGTGGGGCACTACGAGGTTCCGGAGATAAGGGCCCACTCCGGAATCGTGGCGAGGGCCTTCCATTCGCTCGGAAAGGGTGTGAGGGACCACCCGAAGAGCGCGCTGGGCATTATGCTCATACTCACCATGGTCTTCGCCTACGGGGCCACTCTGGTCACCACGGAGGTGAGGCTTGAGAAGATGGTCCCCTCGGGAATTCCGGAGATAGAGGCGCTCAGAGATGTCCGCTACGAGTTCGGCGGACAGGACGAGGTGGACTTCATAGTGAAGGCCGAAGATGTCAGGGACCCCTCGGTGGTGAGGGCCATCTACCGCTTCGAGAGGGAGCTGATGGCGGATTCATACTACAACAACGTCTTCGAGACCTCGAGCATAGCGGACGTGGTCGTGAGAGAGTACGGCTACATCCCTGAGGATAAGGAAAAGATAAAGGAGGTCCTCGAGGAGGGGCAGGGAGCGCCCATAAGCGACGACTACTCCACCACGCTCATCCAGGTGAAGGGCAACTTTGGAGGGGTCAATCCCGATGACTTCAGGCGGATAATGCACTACTTCGAGGGGGAGGCGCGGAGCGCGGACTTTCCGCCAGGGGTGGAGGTCAGGCCCGCGGGGGACGACTACCTCAACTACGTTCTCGACAGGTACACGAACGAGGATCTGAGCAAGGTCTCGACCTACGGGACGCTCTTCGTGGTGCTCATAGTGCTCATCCTCTTTAGAAAGCCGCTGGTTTCGATGGCGATGATACTCCCGATGTTCCTCGGAGCGCTCTGGACGGTTGGCTACATGGGGCTCGCGGGGATTCCCTTCAGCCAGACCCTCGCGGGGGTTATCTCCATGATAGTGGGCCTTGGAGTTGACTACGGCATGCACCTAACGCACCGCTTCCTCGAGGAGTTCGAGGAGGGAAACCCCCACCCAATAGTTACGGCCGTGGAGGGCGTTGGCCCGGGCATACTCGTGGGAGCCCTGACAACAGCTGGAGGGTTCCTTGCACTCCTTGCGGGGGAGCTTACCGCCATCCACGACTTTGGAAAGACCCTCGCCGTTGGAATATTCGCCTCAATGCTTGCCGCGTTCATTGTAACTCCCGCACTGCTTCAAATCTTCTACGGGAAAAAGGTTAGGGGTGATAAAGAATGA
- the psmB gene encoding archaeal proteasome endopeptidase complex subunit beta: protein MTGHIKGTTTVGIVCKDGVVLAADKRGSYGNMIMTKNATKVFQVEDHLAVAGAGSVGDILGLVRVLRAEVSLYRARVGKPMSVKAFATLTANILQGSKYYPYFAWFLIGGYDERPGLYSVDPIGGITEDRYVSAGSGMEFAYAILEENYRSNMTVKTGVKLAVRAINAALKRDVYTGDGITLVVVDKNGYREMSKEDIAAILKAL, encoded by the coding sequence TTGACGGGCCACATTAAAGGCACTACAACAGTGGGCATTGTATGTAAAGACGGCGTAGTCCTGGCAGCGGATAAGCGCGGATCCTACGGGAACATGATAATGACGAAGAACGCGACCAAGGTCTTCCAGGTGGAGGACCACCTCGCGGTAGCAGGTGCGGGAAGCGTTGGCGATATACTGGGCCTTGTAAGGGTCTTAAGGGCCGAGGTTAGCCTCTACAGAGCCCGCGTTGGGAAGCCCATGAGCGTGAAGGCCTTCGCAACGCTCACAGCCAACATCCTCCAGGGCAGCAAGTACTATCCCTACTTCGCGTGGTTCCTCATCGGGGGCTACGACGAAAGGCCGGGACTCTACTCCGTTGATCCAATAGGAGGCATCACGGAGGACAGGTACGTTTCGGCCGGCTCGGGAATGGAGTTCGCCTACGCGATTCTTGAGGAGAACTACAGGTCAAACATGACTGTTAAAACCGGCGTTAAACTTGCCGTTAGGGCCATAAACGCGGCCCTGAAGCGTGATGTTTACACAGGAGATGGGATAACCCTCGTGGTTGTTGATAAAAACGGCTACAGGGAGATGAGCAAGGAGGATATAGCGGCAATTCTAAAGGCGTTATAA
- the hcp gene encoding hydroxylamine reductase, which translates to MAIRVPEAFDMLCNQCSMSLAGGCTIRGVCGKDPDLNSLQEALLYGIKGTSAYYHHALEVGYDDPRIGHFLAEALYSTLTNVNFDKNRFLQLILENGRVHLEAMKLLDKAYVETFGRPEPVEVPTGTAEGHGILVTGHSYKAMYELLKQIEEKGLEDEIKVYTHAEMFPAHAYPELRKFKALYGNWGGSWLYQKREFAEFPGVIVGTSNCVQQPTKAYQDRIFTTGIAGLEGVPHVEDYNFEPVIKRALETPRMKAYDGGKLLTGFHHTNVLALKDKLIELINEGKIRHIFVVGGCDTPHKGMGYYERLTKLIPKDALILSAACGKFRYNARDYGTIEGIPRFLDFGQCNNVYSIIEIAVALANELGTDVNSLPVSIVLSWMEQKAIAILYSLLYLGIKGIYLGPKPPEFLTPNVFETLRRQFDLRLIGDPEKDLMDMLNKGVSVDENAPLAEELE; encoded by the coding sequence ATGGCTATACGCGTTCCTGAGGCGTTTGATATGCTCTGCAACCAGTGCTCGATGAGCCTGGCCGGTGGGTGCACGATCAGGGGAGTCTGCGGAAAGGACCCCGACCTGAACTCACTGCAGGAGGCCCTCCTCTACGGGATAAAGGGCACCTCCGCTTACTACCACCACGCGCTTGAGGTCGGCTACGACGACCCAAGAATCGGTCACTTCCTGGCCGAGGCGCTCTACTCAACGCTGACCAACGTCAACTTCGACAAGAACCGCTTCCTCCAGCTCATCCTTGAGAACGGAAGGGTCCACCTCGAGGCAATGAAGCTCCTCGATAAGGCCTACGTCGAGACCTTTGGAAGACCTGAGCCGGTTGAAGTCCCCACGGGGACGGCTGAGGGACACGGTATACTCGTGACCGGCCACAGCTACAAGGCCATGTACGAGCTCCTGAAGCAGATAGAGGAGAAGGGCCTTGAGGACGAGATAAAAGTCTACACCCACGCCGAAATGTTCCCGGCCCACGCTTACCCCGAGCTCAGGAAGTTCAAGGCTCTCTACGGCAACTGGGGCGGCTCGTGGCTTTATCAAAAGAGAGAATTCGCGGAGTTCCCAGGGGTTATAGTGGGCACGAGCAACTGTGTTCAGCAGCCTACCAAGGCTTATCAGGACAGGATTTTCACCACAGGAATAGCGGGCCTTGAGGGGGTTCCCCACGTTGAGGACTACAACTTTGAGCCCGTGATAAAGAGGGCCCTTGAGACTCCAAGAATGAAGGCCTACGACGGCGGGAAGCTCCTCACCGGCTTCCACCACACGAACGTCTTGGCTTTGAAGGACAAACTGATAGAGCTCATCAACGAGGGCAAGATAAGGCACATATTCGTCGTCGGCGGCTGTGACACGCCGCACAAGGGCATGGGCTACTACGAGAGGCTGACCAAGCTGATTCCGAAGGATGCCCTCATACTCTCCGCCGCCTGCGGCAAGTTCCGCTACAACGCGAGGGACTACGGCACCATCGAGGGCATCCCGCGCTTCCTCGACTTCGGGCAGTGCAACAACGTCTACTCGATAATTGAAATCGCCGTTGCCCTCGCCAACGAGCTGGGAACGGACGTCAACTCACTGCCGGTCAGCATCGTCCTGAGCTGGATGGAGCAGAAGGCGATAGCAATACTCTACTCGCTCCTCTACCTCGGTATAAAGGGCATCTACCTCGGTCCCAAGCCGCCGGAGTTCCTCACTCCGAACGTCTTTGAGACCCTCAGAAGGCAGTTCGACCTGAGACTCATAGGCGATCCTGAGAAGGACCTCATGGACATGCTCAACAAGGGGGTAAGCGTTGATGAGAACGCCCCGCTCGCGGAGGAGCTGGAGTGA
- a CDS encoding Lrp/AsnC ligand binding domain-containing protein, translating to MRTFLLMALSAGKEDETLERLREHFHVVESHRLYGTYDAIAIVEVNDINELSETINGLLNDGSGILYVETLMERGEGDGS from the coding sequence ATGAGGACGTTCCTGCTGATGGCCCTTAGCGCCGGGAAGGAAGATGAAACCCTTGAGAGGCTTAGAGAGCATTTCCACGTTGTTGAGTCCCACAGGCTTTACGGAACCTACGACGCCATAGCCATCGTTGAGGTTAACGACATCAACGAGCTCTCGGAGACCATAAACGGGCTTTTAAACGATGGAAGCGGAATCCTCTACGTTGAGACACTCATGGAGAGGGGTGAGGGTGATGGGAGTTGA
- a CDS encoding GbsR/MarR family transcriptional regulator, with amino-acid sequence MGVEEAKRIMMEHFANTARRFGLNELYGYIYGVLFFEDEPMSLGEIADKTSYSLSHVSTALKLLENIGLVKRVKKPGDKRAYFTAIKNIREWRKEAYYKKIVEDVQQTRENLLRALEELESDESEEAKRIRERIEFALERNRIAEKVVKIFLMNEEEAVLKLMLECLEEKLGRAKL; translated from the coding sequence ATGGGAGTTGAAGAAGCCAAGAGGATAATGATGGAGCACTTCGCGAACACCGCGAGGCGCTTTGGACTGAACGAGCTCTACGGTTACATCTACGGGGTGCTTTTCTTTGAGGATGAACCCATGAGCCTCGGGGAGATAGCTGATAAGACGAGCTACTCGCTCTCGCACGTGAGCACCGCGCTGAAGCTCCTTGAGAACATCGGGCTCGTCAAGAGGGTCAAGAAGCCGGGGGACAAGAGGGCGTACTTCACGGCCATAAAGAACATCCGCGAGTGGAGGAAGGAGGCCTACTACAAGAAGATAGTCGAGGACGTGCAGCAGACGAGGGAGAACCTGCTCAGGGCCCTTGAGGAGCTCGAGAGTGATGAGAGCGAGGAGGCGAAGCGCATAAGGGAGCGCATAGAGTTCGCACTGGAGAGGAACAGGATAGCCGAGAAGGTCGTTAAAATCTTCCTCATGAACGAGGAGGAAGCGGTGTTGAAGCTCATGCTCGAGTGCCTGGAGGAAAAGCTCGGACGGGCAAAGCTTTAA